From Rutidosis leptorrhynchoides isolate AG116_Rl617_1_P2 chromosome 3, CSIRO_AGI_Rlap_v1, whole genome shotgun sequence, a single genomic window includes:
- the LOC139901736 gene encoding probable aspartic proteinase GIP2 — MASSSSSLLIVHSCSFLLVVFSYAAKTAPFPFLKVTKDAITLQYITQVSQRTPLVPVNLTIDLGGEFVWVNYQRDYTSSTYRPAICGSPQCKLLNTTSCQTLCLSEPSLGCSNNTCTTFPSNTISHSGTGGLIHGDVFGTYSTDGKKVLPVVTVPSFYFVCGNDLINNGLANGVTGMAGLGRTGMSLPAQLSSYFRFDNKFTLCLSSSTTLSGVIFFGNGPYSFLTYTPLIVNPVSESWFTGDASPKYFIGVKSINVNKKRVNGFNEGLLSINGNGLGGTSISTADPYTVLESSIYNALVDAFVTAMPKKVQRVPNVAPFGACFSSKDIDNTPLGPDVPVIDLVLQSRNMWRIFGANSMVLVNKDVLCLGFVEARNDITTTISIVIGGHQMEDNLLQFDLSTSRLGFSSSLLGRSTTCANLNLTV; from the coding sequence AtggcttcttcatcttcttcattacttATAGTTCACTCGTGTTCCTTTCTATTAGTTGTTTTTTCTTATGCTGCAAAAACCGCACCGTTTCCGTTTCTTAAAGTAACCAAAGATGCCATAACACTTCAATATATCACCCAAGTTTCTCAAAGAACACCTCTAGTACCGGTCAACTTGACCATCGATCTAGGTGGCGAATTCGTGTGGGTCAACTACCAACGCGACTACACTTCCTCAACTTATCGTCCTGCCATTTGTGGGTCTCCTCAATGCAAACTTCTCAACACCACTTCGTGTCAAACTTTGTGTCTTAGTGAGCCCTCTCTTGGGTGCTCAAACAACACATGTACCACATTTCCTAGCAACACCATTAGTCATTCTGGTACGGGCGGTCTAATCCATGGGGACGTATTTGGCACATACTCAACGGACGGAAAAAAGGTTCTGCCCGTTGTTACTGTGCCAAGTTTTTATTTTGTATGTGGTAATGATTTAATTAATAATGGCCTTGCTAATGGTGTTACTGGTATGGCTGGTCTAGGTAGGACTGGGATGTCACTACCTGCTCAATTGTCTTCTTATTTTCGATTCGATAACAAATTTACACTATGTTTGAGCTCGTCTACAACGTTAAGTGGGGTCATTTTCTTTGGAAACGGACCGTATTCATTTCTTACTTACACACCCCTCATTGTCAACCCTGTTAGCGAAAGTTGGTTCACAGGTGACGCGTCTCCTAAATACTTTATCGGAGTCAAATCAATTAACGTTAACAAAAAACGCGTCAACGGATTCAATGAAGGTTTATTGTCCATCAATGGTAACGGTTTGGGTGGGACCTCTATCAGCACTGCTGATCCGTACACTGTGTTAGAAAGCTCGATATATAACGCGCTTGTGGATGCATTTGTGACTGCAATGCCAAAGAAAGTACAAAGGGTTCCTAATGTTGCACCATTTGGAGCATGTTTTAGCTCAAAGGACATTGATAATACGCCTTTAGGTCCTGATGTGCCGGTTATTGATCTAGTGTTGCAGAGCAGGAACATGTGGAGGATATTTGGTGCGAATTCTATGGTTTTAGTGAATAAGGATGTTTTATGCCTTGGATTCGTTGAAGCACGAAATGATATTACTACAACGATTTCGATTGTTATTGGAGGACACCAGATGGAGGATAATCTGTTACAGTTTGACCTTTCGACATCGAGGTTAGGGTTCAGTTCCTCACTTCTTGGACGATCTACAACGTGTGCCAATCTCAACCTCACAGTTTGA